The Solibacillus sp. FSL R7-0682 genome includes a window with the following:
- a CDS encoding GNAT family N-acetyltransferase, which translates to MNVRSATLEDAQGIAKVHVDTWRTTYEGIIPSEFLAKLSYEQRTMLWQQNIAKQDNTVFIIENDKQQIIGFGDTCRRANNIDLKATDLTSLYLLQSYQGKGLGRLLLKHYSPA; encoded by the coding sequence ATGAATGTAAGAAGCGCAACATTAGAAGATGCACAAGGAATTGCAAAAGTTCATGTGGATACTTGGCGTACAACCTATGAGGGAATAATTCCTAGTGAATTTTTAGCAAAATTATCATACGAACAACGAACAATGCTTTGGCAACAAAATATTGCAAAACAAGATAATACTGTATTTATAATAGAAAATGATAAACAGCAAATAATTGGGTTTGGAGATACATGTAGAAGAGCGAACAATATTGATCTGAAGGCTACAGATTTAACCTCACTTTATTTATTACAATCTTATCAGGGAAAAGGGCTTGGGCGCCTTTTATTGAAGCACTATTCACCCGCATAA
- a CDS encoding GNAT family N-acetyltransferase: MQIRPMQIEDIEQMEELMAQLGYPASISILQERFKRLLHLPNYHTLIAETNGSVVGLVGMCRQDAYEFDEQYVRVLALVVHNDFRRQNIGQSLMRAVEEWARDNHCVAITLNSGNREERIAAHKFYECLGFLGKSTGFSKRLTEN; this comes from the coding sequence ATGCAAATTCGTCCTATGCAAATAGAGGATATCGAACAGATGGAAGAGTTAATGGCCCAGTTAGGCTATCCTGCTTCAATTTCTATTTTGCAGGAAAGATTTAAAAGACTATTGCATTTACCGAACTATCATACATTGATTGCGGAAACAAATGGATCAGTTGTTGGATTAGTTGGCATGTGTCGACAAGATGCTTATGAGTTTGATGAACAGTATGTTCGCGTGCTGGCTTTAGTAGTGCATAATGATTTTCGTAGACAAAATATTGGTCAAAGCTTGATGCGAGCTGTCGAAGAGTGGGCGAGGGACAATCATTGTGTAGCCATTACATTAAACAGTGGGAATCGAGAAGAACGAATAGCCGCACATAAATTTTATGAATGCCTAGGATTTCTCGGAAAAAGCACAGGGTTTTCTAAAAGATTAACAGAAAACTAA